The genomic DNA AAATATTGAAACACGCGAAAAGCGCTAAAAAATTTTTCTAAAAATTCGGCTAGGGGTAATAACACGAGTATTTCCTACAGGGTTGGATTCACGAGAGAGAAAAATAGAAATTGAATTACCGCTGAAAATGGTAACGATTCAGCATGATGATTTCTACTACTGCGGCATCTGTGGCTTTTTTCGCCACAAAAATTGTTCCCCGAAGACCCAGTTCACGGGCGAGGGTCACAGCACGCTCGCTGAATAGCACCAGTTGAGTGTCGCGTAGCCAATCTTGACCGACTGGGCCGACTAAGTCGAGGAGGTTGCGCAGGCCTTCGGCGCTGGTCACAACCGCAACGTGAATTTCGTTGCACGCTAGACGGCGCAGCAACTCACTAGGGTCAGTGTTGGGCTTTATCCGGCGATAAACCTCGACATTCGTGACACTGGCTCCTCGACGGGTCAACTCATCGGTTAGCAACTCCCGACCACCGACACCACGGAAGATAATCACTCGTTGCCCTTTCATTGTAGTTAGGCGTGGAAGCGCAAGGAGCGCTTCAGAGTCAAAACGTTCCTCGGGTACGAGATCGGCCTGCCTTCCCAATCGCTGCAATTCATGAGCAGTTCCCTGCCCAACCGCCGCAATGGTCAATCCGGGCGGCAGGCCACCAGCCACGCTGATCCAGCGCCAGGCACGAATGACGGCATTGGGGCTGACGAAGATCGCCAGATCGAATTGCCTTAAACGAGTGAGAGCAGCCTGCGGAGCGATTGTATCTTCGGGGTCAATGATCTCTATGACAGGAAAAGAAAACGAAATCGCTCCCTGATCTTCCAAGAGGCGACATAACCTGGTGGCTTGATGGGCAGGACGGGTAACTAACACCCCCATACCCGCTAGCGGAAAAAATCCATTCATCTTGCAGTCCACTACAAATTGACGATTTCAGCAATTCACCAGTACGAAAATAATTAACCGCAACGCGCTGATCAATTTGAAAACGAATTGCTTGCGCGGATTGCCGTTTTTTGTACTTGGGATAACGTATATGTTTGGCGAAAAAATTGGTGAATGCCTTATCCTGATTGCGCAATACCTGCGAAAAAATAGTGGCAGGGACTTTCGCTAGCTAGGAATAGACATCCAATTTTTTAACCAGGTCAGTTGAGAAAAATCC from Gammaproteobacteria bacterium includes the following:
- a CDS encoding Uroporphyrinogen-III synthase translates to MNGFFPLAGMGVLVTRPAHQATRLCRLLEDQGAISFSFPVIEIIDPEDTIAPQAALTRLRQFDLAIFVSPNAVIRAWRWISVAGGLPPGLTIAAVGQGTAHELQRLGRQADLVPEERFDSEALLALPRLTTMKGQRVIIFRGVGGRELLTDELTRRGASVTNVEVYRRIKPNTDPSELLRRLACNEIHVAVVTSAEGLRNLLDLVGPVGQDWLRDTQLVLFSERAVTLARELGLRGTIFVAKKATDAAVVEIIMLNRYHFQR
- a CDS encoding hypothetical protein (Evidence 5 : Unknown function), with the translated sequence MRNQDKAFTNFFAKHIRYPKYKKRQSAQAIRFQIDQRVAVNYFRTGELLKSSICSGLQDEWIFSASGYGGVSYPSCPSSHQVMSPLGRSGSDFVFFSCHRDH